In the genome of Candidatus Dadabacteria bacterium, the window GGCGCGGGGAGTGGCTGCTTCCGGCAGCTTTCGCCCTTTTCCGGTGCCTCATTCCACCCCGCAACCAGGTTTCCTCTTCCCGCTGGGTTATGACGCCTTCGCGCGGCGCACTGAGAAATGCAGGTTGGCGGGACTGAAACGCAAGAAGGAAGCAGCCCGGCCGGATTAAAGTGGCTCAAGGCCGAGACCCGCAATGGACATGCGTGGCCCATGAAAGACATCCGGCAATCAGGTGTCGGGAAAACCGGCGGACGAATGAGAGAAGATTCCTTCGTTTCACCTTCTGAGCAGGAAACTCCGTCGGGCTACGCTTTTCCCGAATCGCGCGAAAAGCGATTTTAAGTTAGAATTTACCGCGATAACCGACCAGCCGGACGCGGCAAAGTCAACTCAAGGAGGGATACTCTATTGGCAACGAAAAACCCGAAAAAGAAAGAAACCCCCAGGAAATATTCCTCGATTTACGTGGAAGGAGCGCACAGGGCCCCTAGCCGTTCAATGCTGAGAGCCGTGGGCTTTACAGACAGGGATTTCAAGAAACCCGTCGTAGGAATAGCGTCAACCTGGAGCATGGTAACGCCATGCAACATGCACATAGACCAGCTTGCAAGACACGGGGCCGCCGGGGCGAACAAGGCCGGAGGCAAATCCATAATCTTCAACACGATTACCGTATCCGACGGAATATCGATGGGGACCCCGGGAATGAGATACTCCCTTGTATCAAGGGAAGTCATCGCCGATTCCATTGAAACGGTGGCAGCGGGAGAGGGATTTGACGGCATCGTGGCCATAGGAGGGTGCGACAAGAACATGCCCGGGTGCCTCATGGCGATGGCGAGGCTTAACAGGCCGTCTGTGTTCGTCTACGGCGGAACGATACTTCCCGGAAACTACAGGGGGAAGGACGTGGACATCGTCTCGGTATTTGAAGCCGTGGGGGCGCACTCAAACAGAGACATCACCGATTCAGAGCTTAAGGAGATAGAGTCCTGCGCGATTCCCGGGCCCGGTTCCTGCGGGGGGATGTACACCGCGAACACCATGGCTTCAGCGATAGAGGCCCTGGGCATGAGCCTTCCCAACAGCTCGGCCCAGGCGGCAGTCTCGAAGGACAAGGTCGAGGACTGCAGAAACGCGGGAGCGGCGGTCTTGAACCTCATAGGAGAAAACATAACGCCGCGGGACATAATGACGAAAAAGGCCTTCCTGAACGCCATAACGGTAGTCGTAGCTCTCGGGGGCTCAACCAACTCGGTGCTTCACCTGCTCGCGATGGCGAACGCGACGGGGGTGCGGCTCACGATAGACGACTTCACTAGGGTCGGGAAAAAAGTTCCGGTGCTGGCCGACCTCAAGCCGAGCGGGCAGTACATGATGTCCGATTTCTGCAGGATAGGAGGGCTCACCCCTCTGCTCAGGATTCTCCTTGACGAAGGGCTTCTTCACGGAGACTGCATGACGGTGACCGGAAAGACCCTGAAGCAGAATCTCCGCGGAGTGAAGAGATACCCCAGAGGACAGAAGATAGTCCACACCGTGAAAAACCCGATAAAGGAATCGGCCCATATAGTGATTCTCAAGGGAAATATCGCGCCTGAGGGGGCGGTGGCGAAAATAACCGGCAAGGAGGGGAACTCCTTTACCGGAGAGGCCATAGTGTTTAACTCTGAGGAGCAGAGCCTCAAGGCGATTCTCGACGGAAGGGTAAAGAAAGGGCACGTTATAGTGATAAGGTACGAAGGCCCCAAGGGAGGGCCGGGAATGAGGGAGATGCTCGCTCCGACCGCGGCCGTGATGGGCAAGGGGCTCGGAGGGGACGTGGCGCTCATAACGGACGGCCGTTTCTCGGGGGGAACGCACGGCTTCGTCGTGGGACACATAACGCCCGAGGCGGTTGACGGCGGCACCTTGGCGCTCATAAGGAACGGGGATGAGATAACTATTGACGCGAAAAGCAGAAAAATAACCCTGAACGTATCGGAAAAGGAGCTGGAAAAGAGAAAAAAAAACTGGAAGAAGCCGACGGCCAAGGAGAAGGCCGGCGTGCTCGCGAAATACTCGAGACTTGTTTCCTCCGCTTCCCAGGGCGCGGTAACCGACAGGGTCTAGTTCCGCCGCCGCGCAAGGTGTATTGCCTATTTGCGGGGTGGCAATATACTTTATCCCATGGAGTGGCTCCAGGGAAAAAACGTCGTAGTGGGAATAACGGGCGGCATCTCCGCCTACAAGTCCTGCGAACTTGTTAGATCTCTCGTGAGAGACGGGGCGGAGGTTTGGTGTGTAATGACCAGAAACGCCGAACGCTTCATAACCCCGCTCACCCTCCAGACCCTCTCCGGAAACAAGGTCGCCTCCAATCTTTTTGATCTCACTTCAGAATCCGAGATAGGTCACATAAAAATCGCCGACGTGGCCGACGTGGTGGTGGTCGCGCCCGCAAGCGCGTCCTTCATAGGCAAAATCGCCTCTGGGATAGCCGACAGCCTGCTCGCAACCGTCATATTGGCTACCAAGGCTCCCGTGATCGTCTGTCCCGCAATGAATTCCAACATGTACTCAAACTCCATAGTGCAGGAAAACATGGAGAAACTGAGGCGTCACGGATTCACCATAGTCGAACCCGGCGAGGGAGACCTTGCCTGCGGGTGGACCGGAAGGGGAAGGCTCGCCGAAACGGACGTTATAGCTCTTGAGATTCAGAAGGCGCTTGCGCCGCAGGACTACGCGGGAGAGAACATACTGGTAAGCGCCGGGGCGACAAGGGAGCACATAGACCCCGTAAGGTTCATATCAAACCCCTCGACCGGCAAAATGGGCTACTCGATAGCCCGGGCGGGATGGCTTCGCGGAGCCCGTGTGACACTGGTTTCGGGACACTCCTCTCTTCCGGACCCTCACGGAGTGGATGTGGTGCGGGCAACTGACTGCGATGAGATGTACGAGAGAATCCACGAGCGCTTCGAGCCGGCAAACATAGTGATAAAGTCGGCGGCCGTAAGCGATTACTCCCCCAGCGAGAAATCAGAGCAGAAAATAAAGAAATCGAAAAAACAGCTTTCGATCCCCCTTAAGAAAACCCGGGACATACTGAAGTCACTGGGGGAGAACAAAAAAGAAAAAATACTGGTGGGATTCGCGGCCGAGACGGAAAATATCGTCGAGAACTCACAAAAGAAGCTCG includes:
- the ilvD gene encoding dihydroxy-acid dehydratase, producing MATKNPKKKETPRKYSSIYVEGAHRAPSRSMLRAVGFTDRDFKKPVVGIASTWSMVTPCNMHIDQLARHGAAGANKAGGKSIIFNTITVSDGISMGTPGMRYSLVSREVIADSIETVAAGEGFDGIVAIGGCDKNMPGCLMAMARLNRPSVFVYGGTILPGNYRGKDVDIVSVFEAVGAHSNRDITDSELKEIESCAIPGPGSCGGMYTANTMASAIEALGMSLPNSSAQAAVSKDKVEDCRNAGAAVLNLIGENITPRDIMTKKAFLNAITVVVALGGSTNSVLHLLAMANATGVRLTIDDFTRVGKKVPVLADLKPSGQYMMSDFCRIGGLTPLLRILLDEGLLHGDCMTVTGKTLKQNLRGVKRYPRGQKIVHTVKNPIKESAHIVILKGNIAPEGAVAKITGKEGNSFTGEAIVFNSEEQSLKAILDGRVKKGHVIVIRYEGPKGGPGMREMLAPTAAVMGKGLGGDVALITDGRFSGGTHGFVVGHITPEAVDGGTLALIRNGDEITIDAKSRKITLNVSEKELEKRKKNWKKPTAKEKAGVLAKYSRLVSSASQGAVTDRV
- the coaBC gene encoding bifunctional phosphopantothenoylcysteine decarboxylase/phosphopantothenate--cysteine ligase CoaBC, coding for MEWLQGKNVVVGITGGISAYKSCELVRSLVRDGAEVWCVMTRNAERFITPLTLQTLSGNKVASNLFDLTSESEIGHIKIADVADVVVVAPASASFIGKIASGIADSLLATVILATKAPVIVCPAMNSNMYSNSIVQENMEKLRRHGFTIVEPGEGDLACGWTGRGRLAETDVIALEIQKALAPQDYAGENILVSAGATREHIDPVRFISNPSTGKMGYSIARAGWLRGARVTLVSGHSSLPDPHGVDVVRATDCDEMYERIHERFEPANIVIKSAAVSDYSPSEKSEQKIKKSKKQLSIPLKKTRDILKSLGENKKEKILVGFAAETENIVENSQKKLEEKNLDLIVANDITIPQAGFGEDTNIAWLVDREKAEELPLMNKFELANRILDRIKEIERNRQDQVV